The DNA window TCGCACGCTGAAACGACGCGGATACCATCCGATCCAAACCCTCGTCGCCGCGCTTCGGGAATATATCCGCACCGGCCATTTACCCCCATTCCCTCCCTTTCTCACTTCTGATGGCTGACCTGTTACATATAAGAAATACAACTACGGTTTGGGGTACTAGTAAAATTAATACTATGACGAATGGAGCGGATGGCATATTAGATCAAGTTAAAGTTGATCTTGATACAAGCCCATCTATAACAACTGATACGCTACTGACGAGTTCTCCTATAATAGTTTTAGGGCCTCAACAAAGTGATTCTTTTACTCATGCTTGGGATACATACAGAACTGCTACAATTGGTCCTGTAAATGCTGTACTTGTAAGTTCGATATGGCTTTATGATTCAGGTTCAGGAACATATCAAAAAAATATTTATGGTCTGTACCTTATAAATTCAATGTATCACTTAATGCTTATTAGGGGTGATGGGAGTTTAGATTTTGGATGGATATTTGCCCATGAGAATGGTCATTTATTGGGTGAACCGGATATTGGTACGTGGTGGAACTTAATGTGTGGAACCTATGATTATGGTGGCAATAATTTAACAAGTACGCAGAAGTCAAATATGTGGAGCAAAGCTCTCCAATTATTCAATTAAAACTGTAAGAGGTGTAATTATGAAAAAAATAGCGAATAATTTAAAAACGAGACTTTACTCATTGTTTTTCACAGTTGGAATCGCATTCTTTTTTTGCATTTCTGCTTCCTTATCAGAGGAGAAAGAATTAGATTTGGACTTTCCGTCTCAACTGACGATCGCGAAGGAAAAAGCGCAATGGCTGGTCGATCATATTTACGATAGTTATTTTTTTAAATATGCGAATGTCGATCAATTTGTTAAGTTGAAGAATTTGCCGCCGGAGTCGGTGCTGATTTTTCTCCAAAAATTTTCTCAAGGCGAGCCCACGTATCTTGATCGACTTATTTCTAATTTCGAAAAGAAAGAAGGAGCTAATATCTGGCTGGAAGTCCTTAAGAAAATTTACGATTTCCAAAAGGGAAAATATGTTAGCTATAGCCCCATTGATGAAAGTGATACGGAAAAGAAAGATTATCCTACATTCTTTCAATTGGATTTTAGAGAAAGAATTATCGATAAAATTTTTAAAGCGGGAATCGATATTCAAAAAGAACTAATTCCATTTATGGATTATTTGCTAAAAAACGACGACTTAATGGGTTATAGCGTATTTGAAGAATTATTGTGGCAATTGGGGAAAAGATTCGATGAGCATAAGGAATATATCGATATTGTTGTAAGCCATCTTGGCCATAAGAATATTGAAGTCGATTATATTGTTTTATTCGCCATGGTTGTATATTATCATGATGATATGAAAAAGTATCGCGTGGCGGTTATCAAGGTTAAAGAAAAAATAAACAATCGCGAATACGAGAAATTAAAAAATACGAATTTTAAGGAAAAAGAAGATTGGTATATTAAAGAAATAAATAGCATGGCCAATAAGATTGTCGATATTATGGATGGCGTAAGGGAAAAGTGGAATCCGGATAAAGAACCTAAATTTAAAGTTTTTAAGTAGCAATGTATAATGGGCTGCGCTGTTCGTCCATCGCTTGTTTTATTTCTTTAAAACCGATAGGCTGCAAAACGCGGCCTATCTTCCTTTTCTGGATTTTATCAATTTCTCAGGAAAGGGCGCATAACATGAAAATTAAAAAATTAATAGTAATTATTGTTATGAGTAGCAGCATGATAGACTATATGAATATGGGATCAGTTTGTTACGCTGTCGCCATAGAAAATAATGAGCATAATCCAGAAATTCAAAATTTTTCTTATAAAGATGAAGAAAAAATTAAACTCGATACCGAAAAGAAGATGAAGTTGGATTTATTGATTGATGATTGGATAGAATGGGTAAAAAAAGAAAGGGATATTACTCAATCCGTTTGGGGGCCTTATGTAAATAGCGATAAATTTCAAAAAATAACGAGATTGAATCCAACTTATGTTCCATTCATCATTGATCGGTTAAATAAGGAAGAAAATCCAGGTTATAAAGAATGCTTTTGGCTTGCTTTACGCAAAATCACAAAATACAGGGATAAAGATAAAGCATTACAAAGTTTAAATAATTGTGGACATACCTATCAATATTTTCTTAAACTTAGGTATGAAGGAAAAATTTACGATTATATAAAAACAAGGTTTAATGAAAATTACGCTTTGATCCCAAAATCCGGAAATTCGGAAATGAAGGAAAAGGCGAAGAAAGAATTGAAAGAGTGCGGTATTTTCGCCTTGCCGTATGCAGTGGAAGCGATGAAAGACAGCGGCGATCAAGAGGGCGAAATGTTGATGGAATACGTGAATTTCTGGACGGACGGCGGCCTTACGGCTTATGCGAAGGAGCAGGAGAAGGCCTTGCCGTCGTTATCAAAGCAGGAAAAAGTGGAGCTGGCAAGGCAGTGGTGGGAAAAGAAAAAGGATTCATGGCTGATCTCGCCGATGAAGGAAAAGCAGCAATAGAATATCTACTCCGTTTTTGAAAGAACCTCGTAGAAATGGGAATTTTCCTAATCGAGTAGGGGGGAGGTTTACACCACGGGTGGCAAGGGCAAGCTTTTATCTGCCCTTAGATTATGGGAGGAAAATTTTTTCCACTGTTGAATAAATACGGCATTATTCAAGGGCAAAAACAACCTTGTCCTGGCGCCCTACGATACGGATTCAGATAAAAAGATATCCTAAACGCAGATTTTGGAAATGCGTTATAATAATTTACCGAAATAATTTCCGAAGGAAACCGTTTTATGAACTTCTTGGAGAAGCAAATACTCGACGATCTCAAATCGTTATTGAGTCAACGGATTCCACTTCATCGCATGATTCTATTCGGCTCTCGCGCGCGCGGCGACGCCGATCCGGATTCCGATATGGACGTGCTTGTCATCGTGGAAGGCCGCTATACGCAACGGATGCGGGAGATCGTCAGCGAATGCGCTTGGGAAGCAGGATTTGGCCGAGGGATCGTGGTTTCTACGGTAGTCTATTCGCGGGAAGATTGGGAAAATGGGCCGGAGAAGCATTCATTGCTGGCCCTCGCAATTGAGAAGGAAGGCGTTCCGATATGAAAGAGGACGATGTTCGGATTCTAGTCCAATACCGCTTGCAACAAGCCGAAAGCTCCCTTGAAGACGCGAAATTTTTATTTGAAGGCCAACGCAATCCTCGCAGCATTGTTAACCGTTCTTATTACGCCATGTTTTACGCCGCGTTGGCTCTCTTGCAGAAAGTGGGAAAAGTTCCTCGTAAACATACCGGCGCAATTAGCTTATTCGATACGGAATTTGTATTAAAAGGAATATTCCCCAAAGAACTATCGAAAAATTTTCACGATCTATTCGATCTGCGCCAAGAATCCGATTACCAAATTACTGAATCGCCAACGCTGGCCATGGCGGAAACTGTCTTAAAAAAAGCAGATATTTTTGTCCACGCCATAAACGATTATCTCCAACCGGGTAAAGCAGGCGTCCCGCCTGCAAGTGAAACCTAAAACAGGCGGGACGCCTGTTTTACCCTTTGGAAAATGCTTATCGCCGTGCGCAAGGTCAAGGTTTTATCTAACCCTGATGATGTGAAGAGAATTTTTTCTACCGTTGAATAAATACGGCTTTATTCAAGGGCAAAAACAACTTTGCCCTGGTACCCTACATTTCTGCCATTTCCAAAGCAATTTTAGGCCGGATTAGAGGATATAGCGCGACAAGTCTGCGTCTTCGACGATATCGCCCAATTTTTCTTTAACGAAATCCCTGTCGATGACGATGGTTTCTCCCGCCCGTTCCGGCGCTTCGTAGGAGATATTTTCCAGAAGCGCTTCCATGATCGTGTGCAGGCGCCGCGCGCCGATGTTTTCCGTTTCGTCGTTGATGCGCGCGGCCATGGCGGCGAGTTCCTCTACGGCGTCGTCCCTGAATTCGATAGTAACGCCCTCTGTAATCAGGAGGGCGGCGTATTGGCGCAGGAGCGAATTTTTCGGCTCTTTGAGGATGCGCTTGAAATCCTCTTCGTCCAGATCGTCCAATTCGACGCGGATGGGGAAGCGGCCTTGCAATTCCGGGATGAGGTCGGAAGGACTCGATCCGTGAAAAGCCCCGGCGGCGATAAAGAGGATGTGGTCGGTTCTCACCATGCCGTACTTCGTGA is part of the Candidatus Omnitrophota bacterium genome and encodes:
- a CDS encoding nucleotidyltransferase domain-containing protein, which produces MNFLEKQILDDLKSLLSQRIPLHRMILFGSRARGDADPDSDMDVLVIVEGRYTQRMREIVSECAWEAGFGRGIVVSTVVYSREDWENGPEKHSLLALAIEKEGVPI
- a CDS encoding HEPN domain-containing protein — its product is MKEDDVRILVQYRLQQAESSLEDAKFLFEGQRNPRSIVNRSYYAMFYAALALLQKVGKVPRKHTGAISLFDTEFVLKGIFPKELSKNFHDLFDLRQESDYQITESPTLAMAETVLKKADIFVHAINDYLQPGKAGVPPASET